One genomic region from Ralstonia pseudosolanacearum encodes:
- a CDS encoding DUF6881 domain-containing protein — MIYIRVNWIHKLPAEPVCIYSEMNSDRWETRKVEVYADGRIGFADGTTSACESMLSTEPLPTLREIAADPQFIPVEISQEEFEKIWSAALLSQLGR; from the coding sequence ATGATATATATACGCGTAAATTGGATTCATAAACTTCCAGCAGAGCCCGTATGTATATACAGCGAGATGAATTCGGACCGTTGGGAAACGCGAAAGGTTGAGGTTTATGCCGATGGGCGGATAGGTTTCGCCGATGGAACTACCTCAGCTTGCGAATCGATGTTGAGTACGGAGCCGTTGCCAACCTTGCGGGAAATTGCCGCTGATCCACAGTTCATTCCAGTCGAGATCAGTCAGGAAGAATTTGAAAAAATATGGTCCGCCGCGTTGCTAAGTCAACTGGGTCGGTAG